The genomic segment TTTATTGAAGCTCTTCTTCTGCCTTGAGACCTCTCAGAAGTTCTGTATTTGCCCTTGCTAGGgcttttctatgaaaaaaaaaaacccaacaaaaaaatgTGTCAGGGTTTTTGGAGAGTGACTTATTACATTGGACCTGGAAGCTGGatttatttctgctgtgttCCCAAGGACCAGCCTGTATGAAAAAGCCAGTCTAGGATCTGCAAGGATGCAAAAGAATACAGGTTtaaggggaatttggggagaaagttaatttttgggttgttttgggttttttttctgatttagcAATTGCATCCACAGTGGATTGATTAAAGCAAAAGGGAGGACTCAGGAAGGTCCCCACTTGAATTAGTCCCCCTGGGATAATCAGGAATAACTTCCCTGGGTAGGGCAAAGCctcaggagcagggctgaggggaaTGAAAGACAAACTCCTTttgcctgctgctctccctctccTTATTATCTACACATAAATTACCCACATTCTTTACAAGCCAGCTCTTGCCTTGACTGAGGGAGTTCAGACCATCAGAAATGCAACAGTTTTCCTGCACATTTCCTGATAAAAGGAGCTTCAAGGGGGCAGGAGGTTGGGAatggggggggaaatgggataGGGAAGAAGCTGCCGCTTCTGAGAGattcctgggattcctgggCTACCAATTCTGGAAATTTCTGGATGTCCCAGCATGGAGAATAccccctctgccctgcccaaATTTCATTATACACCTTCAATAACGCAAAATTCCTTCCAAAAATCCCAGTAGAGAGCCATCTCAGAGCAAGCACAACCCATCCAGCAATGTTGTCTCAGCATTATCCAAAGGTCCCAGGTCACTGTGGCTCCCTTCTTGTCCCCCCTTCACCGTGGCACTTTGCCACCAGCATTTCCATGGAATGGCTCCTTTTTTTGATGAATCCccaggtttgttttgttgtttgtttttttttttttttgtggatggCCAGGGAAGAGCAGCACTGGCTGCTTTCCAAGCAGCTCCACTGCAGATGCCAAGGTTTGCACAGGGGCCTCTCTCCCCCCATGGTTAATGGATCACCAAGACCTGACCTGGCTGAGTCTGCTGGGAACAGGGACTGGATAAACATCCACTCCATGGGCAACATTCCCATTTCAGGGCTCGATGAAAATCTGGGTGCCCAGgcaaacaccccaaaatgcCTCATTCTAGCCCAAAAAAGCATCCCTGCCACCTCCAGCTTAGAGTCTGGGGGATATCCTGAGTTTCTCATCCCAGAGCAGAAATAATTTCCCAATAATAGTTTGGGACACAATTATAATTTGGGATGCAATAAATTAATGGGGACATGGCTAGGTCACAGAGATGGTGGGGGGAAAGCTGCTGGAGCTAAGGGACAACCCAGCACAGGATGGGGAAAAGCTGTGGGCTGCAATTGCCAACCACCAGGAGAAATAGAGAATTGCAGAACTGGAAAAGCTCTTTAGGATCCTGGAGTCCAAATACTCCATCCAAAACTGCCAAGGTCACGGCTGAaccgtgtccccaggtgccacatccacaccttaaagctcctctccaAGAGGGGCagaaggagctgagggaatATTTACAATATATCCTCTATATTGTGTGcaattacacacacacacacatatatataaatattataatataatattattttatatatgtatataaataaataaaccagaaCATggatatatacataaatatatgtaaaCCCCCCCCCGATATCCAGAACTTCTTTGCCAGGAATTACAAAGAAAGAGCTCGAATACCTCCCTGGTCTCAGaggacacagccctgccttctccctcccctcctcccaggGGACGCTCTCCATGATCCAGCTAAAAATGAAGGAGCTTTGAGCACCCAAGTCTCCCATGGGCCACTGGTGTAAGCCTTGGTGTAAGcaacccctccccagcctgtgtCCTTCTGCTTCCAGAGACTCCAGCCCCACGCTGTGGGATGAGGGTGTTGGACCCCATGGACCCCAAAtcctcttctcccaggcttTCCGTCATCCAGAGCTAAGGATATAACCTCAGAGGTTATAAACCCTCAGGCCACACTGATAAAACTCCAGCAGGACTCTTCTTTTTTCAACCCCCCCAGTCCTCCTGATGGGTTTATGGCCCCCTCATGCTCCACATTGTCACACCAGGACTTCCTCACCAGCAAAAATGCTTGGATTTCCCCCACTacaccccagcagctccctgggacACAAAAAATGCTGATGCTCAGGTGTAATAAAGAGTTTTAGCCCTCCCCCCTGCTGCTTTGCCCTCATAGGGGAAGAAGGACAGGGCCCCAGGTGGGTTATTTGTGCTGCAGGAGGTTCTGCAGCTGATGAGGGACGAATTCACAGCTCTTTGGACTCTTGGCATCCCAGCCCTGTGATGAAAAATGGGCAGCACCTCCAGAGAGGCCGGCCTGGCTGGGAAGATGTTTGGTGCCAGAATCTGCAGGGAAAACTGGCAGAGGATGATTTTGTACATTCCTTACCACCTCATTCCCAGTCTGTGCtaccctggagctgctggaagtcCCAGAAGGAACACAGCaggtcccagggctgggctgaggcaGCAGAAGTCTCCCCACCTCTCTTGGGACCATCAGGTGCTACCCCTTGGCCATTCCTGGCAGAGAAGGCCCTGTTGAGGCACAGGGAAGGCTGAAGGCCATTTGTTCTGGAGATGTGGCTGTGGATGGGGAACAACCAAGCACAGGCTCCAAGGAGAAAAAtttaggaaggaattcctggctctgaggatggggaggccctggcacagggtgcccagagcagctgtggctgcccctggatccctggcaatgcccaaggccaggctggaggaacCTGGTCCCACCtctggtgggaggtgtccctgtccacagcagggggtgggaagggatgagctttaaggcttttccaaaccaaacaattctgggattctgtgaagaAGGGTGTGTGGGTGGTGAGTTGTTACTTTTGGTATTTATTtctccccagcaccccctgtCCCCTTGAGCAGCTCCCTCCTAAGCAACCAGGTGTTTCCCAAGGATGGTTGGGAAGAGCATGGCCCGTCCTGGGAGGATGGaaacctgcagcactgccattccctctccagcccctgGACATTTTCCCCAGGCAGCAGAAGGGTGGGGAAGCTGCCAAAGAGCTGGAAAGGCAGCACAAGGGGGGCTTTCCAGGGCTATTTAAACATTAACCAGCGCAACAATCGCCCTGTGTTTGCACTTCCCAGCCTCACGCCAGGCCTTCACCTCTGGCTGGGTGGATTGCAGAgtcctgagctgctcccagccctggagatGTGGCCTGGCATGGTGCTGTGCTGGTGACAGGAGTTTCTgtgccagcccctctgcccataGGGTGCCAACACCGCCGTCCCTGCAGCGTCAGGGGGTCAGGGGATGAGGGTGGCTTCTTAACACAACTTTCTCAGCCATTGCCCGGAGGACACGGCTGGAGGGCTTCAGAGAGCTCAGAAATGATGCCAGTGtggcctggagctgctgggagctgagcagagGCACTGGTGCAGCTCTGgtgcccacagcacagcaggaggaCTTGGATTTGCAGGAACCTCCTGCAGGAATCTCCCCCCACCCTCACATTTCGACCCCTTTCCCCACCAGGAAAGGGACAATCCTGCAGGTTTAGCATCTTTACCATGCATGGGGATTTGAGAATTATACATGCCCCAATTTTCTTCTGAAGCCTAGGGAGTAggaaaaatgctggaaatttaattttatcctTGTGGAAAACAAGTCTGGGGCAAGTTGAGTGATGTGACCAAGGTTAGGTGGGAGTCTAAAAAACCTGCATTTAGACCCAGCTTTGTGTCCTGCTCTCTTCCTGGCAGCAAAATACTTGAAAGCAATGCCAGGTGGGATCAGGAGCTTTGGGAGTGCCTGTTTCCCCAGTCCCCATCTTTTGGGAATGCTCCAGCACCACAGGATCATGAAAACCTTTGTCAGCTGAGAGAAGCTCACCCCAGCTACAAAATTTAGGCTgagcaataaaaataatccCAGAATCtcagaattatttgggttggaaaaggtCTTAAAgaccatcccattccacccccctgccatggcagggacaccttccactatcccaggctgctccaagccccatccaactcAGCCTGGAACaattccagagatggggcagccacagcttctctgggtaccCTATGCCTCACCacctatttatttattgtttttataactatttattaataaatgcaTGTATTATAATATTgctaatattattattaataataataataatttgaatTCCTATTATTTTATCATTCACAGCAATAAATAAGGATGGCTGATAATAAATGAGAAGAATCTAATCTTCTAATCTGTGGGCTGATGAAGAGCTCTCTGCCCTTCTCACAAATTCCCGTCGTGCTTCCAGCGTTTTGGGAAGCTGTGGGATGCCATCAGTCAGGGCTGTCAGGGAGGGAGGACGGGGGGTCATGGGACACGTGGGATTCCTTCTGGTCACCCAGGGGGTGTCCAGGCTCCATAACTCACCTTCCAGCAGTGTTTTAATGTCGTTGCTGGAAAGTTTGATGGGCTTTGTGAGCTTTCCTCCCTGAAATCTCACACGAGTGTCTGAGGGAAGCAAACACAGGCTAAGCTGAAATAAACAGAATGGTTTATTAGAGCAAATATtcccaggctgagctccccaTATTCAAACATCTTCGTGCTGAAATGTCTCAATTTTGCTCTGCCAGGCCAGCACgaggctttttttttgcatggtGTGTGTGCAAAGTGCTTGAAGTaactcacagcagcagccttttGCTGCTCAGACAAAAAGTTCTGGTGATTTGGGGGTAATTCCCAATGGAAGAAGCTCCAGGATGGAGCTGcctaaaacaaagcaaacaacaTTTGAATcactgtgggatttttttttaatatattttatttttacttctggTAGTGCCTATTTTAAAGTGCTGCCCATCCTCAGCCCACTCCAAAATCTGGCCAGAAGCACCTGGTGCTGTGCAATAGCTGCCAGTGCACTACACCACGCTCCAAGGATCCAGCGCCCTCCGGATTGCATTAACCAGGATGATCCTTTTAAAGATCCTTGCTTGGGGAAGCAAATCCCATTTGAAATAAAGCAGAGGGATTTAGCTTAACGAGGCAAAGGCAGGGAAAAGAGGCAGAAGGACCTGTGTGGCTGATACAGCATGAGGCAAGGCAGAACCTGCAGCACAGGGGCTCCCAGGGTAGAGGAGCTATCAGGAAGCTGCATGCATGGAAAAGTGGGATACTCCAGGCTGGAGAGGCTCCCTTGTCCACTGGAATGCTCGGAGATCACCCAGCAGCTCTCCTCGGTGGCCTTGAACCAGCAGGGGAGCAACGCTGGTGGCTCATCTCTGCTTCTTCCTGTCCTGACCCCATCTCccgctgctcccagccctgatccATCCTCTTGGAATGTTCCAGGTCCTTCTCAGCTGGTGCAGTCCAcaacccagctgctccctgggcagcatCCTTGGGCACCGCTCTGTGTGCCACCCCAAACTTcgcaaaccccccaaaccccgcaGCACCGTCCCTCGTGTTCGCTCTGCCCGCCCGGGGAGGTGGCTCAGCCCCATCCATCATGCGCTGCCTCGGGGCGCCGCAAGGTCAGCAGCCCCTTGTGCCGTGTTTTCATGACAACATGGCCCAAACACCGCCTCCCCCCTGCTGACAGAAGCACTCTTTGGCcagcaggacaggctgctccGAGGAGGATTTTCCGTCCTTGCCGCTGGAAGCACAAGGAGCTCTGCCGGCACAGCCCCTCCCGCCCTTCCCGCAAAGCCTGGGAGAAATCCCAGCTCGGCCCCCAGTACGGCTCTGTGGGACGGGGCAGAGCCAGCCAGGGTCACTCACAGCCTCTCAAAAGCCACAGCCCAAAGCCTggcagctgcttctcctcccccATCGTAGGGAAAGGGATGGTTCCCTCTTCAAGCCAGGAGGagagctgcccccagctccATGAGGTCCCCAAGGGACTGAAGTCCAGCTCCCCTGGCACACAGATAAGCCCAGGGACACAATGGCAGCACCCACACCTCCAGGGCAGCtggaaaacccccaaaaatcagctTCTGCCAGGTGGGATCCGTGAGGACAAGCCCCTTCAGGCTCAGGAAGGTGCGGACACTGCAGCATCCACTGCTGGGCTTTCAGATCCGTGAAACCAGGAGGAGCACACGGTGTCCCACAGAAAATGGGGCCAGAGGATGGTCAGGAGCATCTTCAGGAGCGCTGGACCGTgtggcagagggacagagacCATGCTCTGTGTGAGGAAGGGGCCGTGGGGAGCTGCACCTTCCACAAGCTCTCCACAGGGTCAGGGGGCAGCTGAGCAATCCATAACTCAGCGCTGGAATGCCACGGTCCAGCCCAGCTCCAAGGGATTGCTGAGCCTcgacagcagctcagcagctgcagcgCTGGATAAGCCTTTAAGGTTcaaagaatcatggaatgtcctgagttggaagagGTCTACAAAgtccaacccctggccctgcccagacaccccaacaatcccaccctgggcatccctgggagcccctggagctctggtaatctcagggctgtgcccattccctggggagcctgggcagtgccagcaccctctgggggaagaacctttccctaaatccagcctgagcctgccctgacacagctccagccattccctggtgTCCTGtcaccccccagagcccccatcCCTGATCCTGCAGAGCAGACACCACATCCCCTCACCCAGGCACTGCACACCCCACTCGGGCAGGGTGAGatcaccccaaacccttctaaatctcaCTTTCACAAGCCAGGATCGTCATTTCCCCTCCAGCTGCCTCATCAgcacttacaaaaaaaaaaaacaaaaaaaaacccaaaaaaacaaaccaacaaaaaaaaaaaaaaaaaaaagaaagaaaaaaaaagaaaaagtaacttGCCACCCAGCTCCACTCCCCTCCAAAATGTCACCCTGGGTTTCCTGTGTCAGCAGCCacccaggagcagaggcagccTCGAGCTCTGTCTGCAGCATCCTGCTCCCAAGTGGTGTTTTAACCCCTGCAGACCTGGCTCTCTGCCACCGACACCGCTTGCCCGAGGCCACCCGTTTAAAAAAAGCTACGCTGAGCAAAAATGGAAACTTTCTCTCTGTGTGATTGCTTCCCTAACATGGATTTAAAATCAGAGGAGGTGGTGGAACAAAACCCTCCCCCCCACCAAAAAGTATCCTCCTTTCTCCCAAGACAgctgcagagatgcagagacATTAAGTGACCTGCAAAAGAGCTCAGATTTCATTAACCAGGAAATTATGGATGTCCCCCATGTCCTAGCAGGCTGCCACGTGACAGACCCATGACACTGGATCCTCAGCAGGTCACttctctgtccccttgtccTCTCTCCTTGGGGAGGCAGCAAGAACCTCCCTCAATCCACGCAAAACGCAGCACTGATACTGAGAAATGAGCAGAACActgggttttggttgtttttttgttgtttttttttttttttatcaggcCCTTTCAttgtataaataatttatttcagttcaCAGCATTATGTctgcatctttaaaaaaaaaaaaaaacagaaaaagaaaaaaaaggaaagacgGGAGGAACAGAGAGTGACGGACAAAGGCGAGGGCAGGACACGGGCAGCGGGATATCACGATGGGAACACAGCAAATGGACCTGGGGGAACGAGACCTGCCAAAATAACCCACGTCATTGTAATTCTCTAATCTGAGAAGATGCACAACCTTGCAAAGAGCCCAGACAGCTCCccttgggagctgctctgctgagggCCCTCTTCTTGCAGCCCACTGAGGGTGACGCTCATCGGCACATGGGGTTGGGGGTAAAATCAGGTGGTGGTGGAACGGAAACACCACGGAAGCCAGGAGCTACTCGTTGGAAAAGTCATTTAATTATTGCAGAAAGCAGAGTGGCTGGCAAAGGCACGGGCACAGCATCCCACCCGGCCCAGCCGAACCTTCCAGCATCTCTCCAAGGGGATGCTCAGCTGGAAGCTCCCAGGAAAGACCCAGCTCTGCAAAAACAGCCTTTTCCAATGCTGGCATTTGCTAAACCGAGACCAGCCaggaggtttaaaaaaaaataaccccccACTAACATCCTGCACGTGTCATTCCTAAAACCTGatccctctggagctgctggggtcaACACAGCTTTTACATTTCAAACGGGTCGCTCTCCCAAAAAAGCGTTAATACATGTGGCTTCTGTGgcatcaaaaataaataattcttttctctctctcgACAGCAAGTACCAAAGTGTTGGAGGTGAAGACAAAGCAGGGAAACCCGAGGAAGCGGGAAGAGAACCACCTGAACGGATGGGACCAGCCCACACAAGTCGGGACTCGCGCCGGGAACTGAAACCCCGCAAGAGGAGAAGAAACAACTCAGCTGCAACATTTGTTCCCTAACAAACCCGCCCCCAAAAAATGCTGTTTGGAAGGTGCTCGTCACTGCAAGGGGAGGATCAACTCCCCAAAACCCGAAGGGCATTTTGCTTTTGGTTGCTTGGTGCTTTCCCCttggctgctctgggaaggggTTTGCAAATGGGAAATCTGGTGCAAAATCACCAGAAAATTCTGCCTGCCTCCAAATTCAGGATATTTGTCCCCTGAGGGCTGCCTGCTTCAGCTCTGTGGGAAGGCAGGACCCCGGAGAGCCAGATCCAGCTGAAACACAGACAGCAAGTGGATTTTGGTGGCCAGCCCCATGCAGGTACCAAAATGTtcacctgcaggaggaggaggtggccaGGCCCGACCCTGCCTGGGTgctcaggctgctctgcaggcagagcttgcCCATGTGGCTACCAGGGAAAGTGAGGGGCTTTTAATTGGCTTTGAATCTTTATTAAAAACCTACCACAACTCCCCCATGCCTCTTCACCCCCTGCAAAACATTCTCCCTTTCCAGCAGAGATTTTTTTGCAGGCTCTGGCCACCTCTGtttgtccatccatccatccagccctgccatgaaccaccaccccccccaccccgacttggcctcctgccccactgcagagcagcacagtggCCAGAACCCCAAACTCTGCCTTTTTCTGTGGGGGTTTTAGCAAGTAACCCCTAGTTTGGATCACCTCCAAAGCCGCACCTGGGAGCAGCCTGAGCACGGGGACCATGCACACCTGCGGGGAGCTTTGGTGCACAAGGTGACACCACCGAGCCTTTGAGAAATGGGGGTGCCTCACAAACCACCCCCAATGCTTCCAGCAGCGTTCACCCTAAACccttgggtatttttttttccttctttcaccCTTTTTTTGAGCCAAGAGCTTAAAGCTCTGCCCcattcagcagctgctcagcaccCCAGTGTCGCatcctccccccctccccccaacccCAAAGGCTGCCCGTCCTTGCTCTGCACCCTAAAACACGAGCCAGGGTGGGTGTGGATGTCCCCTTACCCATCACACCCACCCCTCCAAGACATTTTCTGCAGGTCCAAACCCCCCCTCCAAGCTTTCAACACCTTTTCCCACCGCCACCCGCGGGGGAGGAATCCAGGGATGCGGGGATGCAGGGATAAGGGCTGCAAGCCCCCTCCCCGCTGACCTTGCCAAGCCACGGTGAATCTGCACCCCCCGCCCCAAAATGCATGTGGGGGGCCGGCAACGACGCCCCCCGCCCCAAAATGCCCAGGTTAAAGATCCAAAAGCACGCTGGGCTCCGCTCGAACGCACTTCAACAGGGTCCTGCCCTGTTGGTTCCCCGGCACACAAAGGCTCGGTGGTCCCGGAGGATGGAGAGGGGGGATTCATCCCGTTTTTCCATGTTTCCAGCCCAAAGGAGTCCGGATCAGACCCTCAGGAGCACGGGGCGGTGGGAGAGGGGAGCTCCGGGATCTGGGCTCGGCTGGCGGGAGCTGCTTTGTTATCACCACTATTGTCTGTCctttggggaaggggaaaaaaatgaagaggaaaaaaaaaaaaaaaaagaaagaaaataaaaaagaactaTTAAACCCAAAAGAATCGCTTTGGTTCTGTCTCCCCCTCGGTTCCTTTGTCtgctcccccatccctccccgCCTCGGCTGGGCTTCTACCGCTTCTTCTTCTGCTTGAGGGACTTCCTGCGCTTGAGGATCATCTCGTAGAGCTTGTCCATGCCCTCCGTCAGCCCCTCGCCGATGATGGCGCAGGCGGGCTGGATGTGGTAGGTGGTGGAAGGGGTCAGCTCGTGGAGGGCCAGCTGCTTCTCGATCTCGGCCACCGGCAGCGATTTGGGCAGGTCCTGCTTGTTGGCGATGACCAGCAGCGGGGTGCCCTGGTTTTCCGCGAACTTGGTCACCTTGTGCAGCTCCGTTTTGGCTTCCTCCAGCCGGTCCACGTCCACTGAGTCCACCACGTAGATGATGCCATCGGTGCAGCGGCTGTAGGACTTCCAGAGCGGGCGCAGCTTCTCCTGGCCGCCCACGTCCCAGAAGTGGCAGCTGATGCCCTTGGCAGTCCCGTTGCTGAGCCGGATCTTCTCGGTGTTGAAGCCGATGGTGGGCACGGTGTTGACGAACTCGTTGAACTTGAGGCGGTAGAGTACCGTGGTCTTGCCCGCCGAATCCAGGCCCAGCATGACGATGTGCAGGGACTGGAAGGCGGAGATGTTGGAGGAGATGTTCCCCATGGCCACGGCTCACGGCCGCGCTCACAGCCCCGCGCCCATCCCCGCGCCGCCGGCCCGCAGCGGGGGCACGGCTCGGGGCGGCGGAGGGAGCCGGGATCAGAGAGCCGGGATCAGAGAGCCGGGATCAGGGAGCCGGGACCAGGGAGccgggatcagggatcagggatccaGGACCAGGGAGCCGGGATCGGGAACACGCAGCACGGCTCCACGCGGCGGCAGCGCGCCGGGACTGCCgacccccgccccgcccggcaggaggaggaggaggaggaggcggagggagaggaggaggagggaaaggaggaggaggaagggaaagaggaggagaagaggaggaggaggaggggccgcgccgccgcctTCCTCCCGCTCCGCCCCGAGTCCTGCCCGatcagccctgcctgcaccGCCCCTGGCCGAGCTTCACCTGGCCCTGGCTGCGGTCCTGCTCCTCGGGAGCTCCCGGGAGCGCCATCCCCTTCTGCTGGAAGCTTGGTTATCCCTCTGTTTGTGACCGACAGCAGcaagcagtaaaaaaaaccccttaaaaacAGTAACCAAGCCAAggtgtggctgctcctggatccctggaagtgtcccaaggccaggctggaccgggcttggagcaacctgggataatggaaggtgtccctgcccgtggcagagTGTGGAgcgggattttttttcaggtcccttccaacccaaaccattgtgGGTTTCTGGGATTATTCATTGCACGTGAGGCACCAGGAGGGACTTTCCACCGCAGCAGAAGCTGTTCAGGCACAGCTCTTGAGGGACACCTGGCACCAGCGATGGTTGGAactggaaagcagcagaacatctgtgtcccctgcagctggcacagcatcCCAAAGCAGAGTGATGCCACGAGGGGAAAACCCGTGCTGGatccagggcagggctggcactgatGTTGATCACCGCTGTTAATGCCTTTTTGGGTCTCGTATTCTGtaaagtttttgggtttttctgtgaGTGCCCTCAACCCCTGTTAAAGCTCCTGAGGTCTCCACGGCTTGATTGCTGAGCCATGGAACTTCTGTCCCAGTTATTCCagaagggaccttcaagatccACTTCCAGCTAAAGAACTAATTCCAtccccctgccacgggcagggacaccttccactaccccaggctcTTCCAAATCCCGTCCAGCTGttacttttatttctgctcttaCTCCCGAgccaaaaagcagcagcaggctggtTTTGCTACAATGTTACCCATTGCCTCTTTTACAGCAATTTTACagtttatgtattttatatatttatttttatatgacttataattatatatttataatttatccTTTATATATTTacagtatataaatatataaaaatatatttaatatatctatcctttatatatttatatatttatatttatatatctatagatattatttatatctatatataatatatatgtcatacataatagataatagatattatatcatagataatagataatataacatagataatagataatatataatagataaCCTATAACATATAATAGATAATATAattgaatatatttatatatataatatattagttatatatttatatctataaattaaatttattcattttttattaaatttattttattttattaaataaaaaataaattaaatatttacatattttgcaATCTTTTGCATTGTAAAATAAATATCGACTTTATGCAACAGCTTAGCCAGAAAGCCCCAGAGAAAGAAGTGCACTGCAGAAGACAGATACTGCTTTTAATTTAAGGTGCTTTCACCCCTCAGTGTGCAGTGAGGATTTGTCGGGCTGGAGTGGGATCATTCCTCACATTCGTATTTCCTCCCGAGGATGCTTTGTGTGGATGCTTTGTGTGGAGTTAAGGCTATCTATTAGCACATGCCATCATTAAAAATGCAGGCAGCTTGCTTTTGCGGCCCTCGGAGGTGACACTGGGCACGGTTTTGTGGCAATCACCATGTGGTGACAGCCGGGAAATAAAGCAGGGAACTCTGTGCCCGGCA from the Poecile atricapillus isolate bPoeAtr1 chromosome 5, bPoeAtr1.hap1, whole genome shotgun sequence genome contains:
- the ARL4C gene encoding ADP-ribosylation factor-like protein 4C isoform X2, whose protein sequence is MGNISSNISAFQSLHIVMLGLDSAGKTTVLYRLKFNEFVNTVPTIGFNTEKIRLSNGTAKGISCHFWDVGGQEKLRPLWKSYSRCTDGIIYVVDSVDVDRLEEAKTELHKVTKFAENQGTPLLVIANKQDLPKSLPVAEIEKQLALHELTPSTTYHIQPACAIIGEGLTEGMDKLYEMILKRRKSLKQKKKRQ
- the ARL4C gene encoding ADP-ribosylation factor-like protein 4C isoform X1 — translated: MGNISSNISAFQSLHIVMLGLDSAGKTTVLYRLKFNEFVNTVPTIGFNTEKIRLSNGTAKGISCHFWDVGGQEKLRPLWKSYSRCTDGIIYVVDSVDVDRLEEAKTELHKVTKFAENQGTPLLVIANKQDLPKSLPVAEIEKQLALHELTPSTTYHIQPACAIIGEGLTEGMDKLYEMILKRRKSLKQKKKRTDNSGDNKAAPASRAQIPELPSPTAPCS